The stretch of DNA CGGTGACATCCTATTTTTGGCCCACGTTGGGCAACAGAGTGCCAGTTTGGGGCTTGAGAAATTTAGGAGAGGGTGGAGACATTTGGGGAGGTCTTTAGAGGCATTTTGGGGAAGTTGAGGGTCCAGAAACGTCACGTCACGGCCTGAAACACGTCCCCGATAATTTCCCTTCGTCTCCACTCGCCTCTTTCTTGCGACGACTTCGTctttggtttttttgtttctgctTTAGGGTCGTCGTCTCCGTTGCCTTTTTCGCTTTCCGCTTGTCGtcttttttcaatttttctCACAACTCTGTCGATCGGAATGTGAGAGGCGTGGATTTGGACAGACTGGGGAGGCGAATACGAGTTGAAAGAGACGGTGCGTGGGGCGGAGATGATGAAATCAACCCATAATCACGGCGACAGATTTGTCTCTGTAGTTGTTGCCAAACACGTACCACCATGAACGCGTTTGTTCCATGCATGACTCCCTGCGTCAGGCTCTTGTTTGACAGACCAATATATGCAACGCCAGTCAAGGTTTGGCTGCAATGGCCCACCACAGCCCGATCTGACCCAGACAATGGGAGAGATATATAGGAGGAGGGACTCCACCAGAAAGAGGTGAAAAAATACAACCACACAAATCCACAACGACCAAGCATTAATATACGACCAGTCAGACTAGCCAAGACAAGCAACACCCTGCTagacgacacaaacacacccCACAAACATCTCAAACGATAGCCTCTAGTAAAAAAGCCATCAATATTCAAGACGATACTTGAgaaccacaaccacaccaccaccaccaccaccaccatcaccaccaccacattATGAGCATCTGCCTGAACCCCCCCAACCTCAACACCTCTGCATctcacaaccacaaccagaTCTCGCTCGACATGTCGCTGTCCATGGACTTTTTGAAACTGATgctggaggacaagaagcgaCGCGGCGCGTTGAAGAGAGACACCAAGGGAGTCAAGAAGGCGAAGAAGAGTGTGCGATTTGTGGTCTAGAAGACGAGCACAAAGTCCGAGTGTCGCACGACATGAAACCCACATACAGCATCACCTCACCATCCCCTATATCCACTCTATTTCTCAGCATCACCTCGTTTCATATGACCACTACGCATGGCCTCATTCATCAATGAACatccatcacgtgatctgcGGCACGTGACTGCCGCCCCTCCCCACTCATCTTGCATACTAAATCTATTTATTTATCGTACGTTGCTCCGTTGTAGgttgtcgtacttgtagctccaTCAACTGATCAAACGCATATATCGCGCTTGCCCCATTCACGTCATGTCTCGTACGTGCTGTACTGCAATGTCCTGATCTTCCAAGCCTCGGTATTGTCCCATCCATTGTTGCAACTTTATTTTGGGTCGTACGATAGATCCAAGGAAGGCGTTTTGGGTCAACTTGAAAAGAGTATTATAAAGCTAGAATGATGAAAAAGGACATTGAATTGAATATTTTGACCAATATGATCCAAATGAAACCTCTAACTCCCTTCTAGCGTTTCTATATCTGGTGTTGTAAGGTATCAGATCGGTTCGATCTTCATTTTCGGTTTCCAAGTAAAAGCTAAGTAAAGTTCCATGCTCGAGATCATTCCACCCATGCAGAGCTGTGGATTGATACAACTCTAGAGATGAATATCTGGCCGAATTGAGTGAAAATTGAAATGTAACGAGCTGATACTGTCTTTTACAGGTGTTAAGAGCGCAGAAGTTACAGCAAATTTCTTTGTCAATGGTGAAGTGCTAGGCTGGGTTAGCTATGGGACTGGTTTGTCTACAACTATCACAACTAACTTGTAAAAAATCGTAAGAAAGGAACATGCCTCTGCCCAGGCAACGCGCTCAGTGaacaaaaaagaagaagaaaaataCTTCTTTCAGAGCTTAGACTCcacttccaccaccaaatAAATCCAAACATCGACCACCCTTCATTGCTATTGCTTTTCTAGATTTAATTTGGTCCCTGATCTTCTCTTTCTGttgccttcttctgcagaaGATCGAGGACTCCAGGTTTGACTCAGCGTTGTTGGAGCCTGTGATTGGGTTCACCATGACGTCAACATGTAGGTCCGACGTTAGCAAGAAAAAGGTTAGACCGAGACATCAGCAGTAAGATACCCTTGCCATGTTGCGGGTGTCTCACCGCGTATCGCAGTTGAGTCGTGTTTCACAGATCGCGAGATCGAGCAACTGTGTGTACTGGTGCCTTACTGTAGCCGCCGGCTGGGTGCAGAAGTGCAAATAAATGCTACAGTTGTGGTTAACCCAATTGTACAAGCACTACTACGAGTGGATTTTATGATACCAATCGAGCCAGAGCGAGATTCTGAGTCCATAAGTCTTATTTTTGTCCCAGTTTGTCCTGGAAATAATGTCAGAATGGATGTTATTCAGTGCTCTTCGATGGCCTCTTACAGAGTGAATCGTGTATTGATACAAGACCGGTAGTCCTTGGGCTACAGTAATTGTTGTTCATTCATGTACATGGAAAATTCATTAAATATTTACTGGTACGGTACGACTACTGGCACTGCTATTGGATGTCAAGCGGAGAGGAGAAAATGCAGAAAATTAATACAATGAACAGATATTATTAATTaattttgattttttgcAGACTTAAAAAACTATCCCTTTTCGACTTCCATGTCTTGTACAATATTACAGATAACCGTGCATATTACTTATTTTAGTCATAATCACTGCACCACTTCAATGTCGAAACCTGcaaaacaacaactacGAAAGCTGATAGCCCAGAGGGTCGCTGATGTTAGCAAAGACAGCATCCAGAAACAGTCTCTCGCCACAACAGCGGCTCTCAGAACGCTCAACGAGTACAAATCGGCCCAGAACATTGCCTTCTACATGAACATGGACAGtggagaactggagacCATGGATATGATCCGAAACGCGTTTGAGGACAAAAAACGGGTGTTTCTGCCACGCATTGAGAAACTAGCCGACACAGCCGACAAGATCCATCCGTGCCAAAAATCCGAGCTCAGAATGCTCGAAATTGTCGATTTCAAAGACGTCCAGAACTTGCAGCCAAGAGGACCATATAAACTGAAGGAACCGACCAAGGATGCCAAGGATGTTCTTGAGTCAGGTGGACTGGGGCTCATTGTGCTTCCAGGGGTAGCCATGACCCCTCAATGTGCCAGATTGGGCCACGGGGTGGGCTTCTATGATGCATACATTCATAAGCacgagaagctgctgggAGTGCCTAAGTTGGTAGGTGTTTGTCTGAGAGAGCAACTAGTGGACGAATTGCCACTAGAAGAACATGACCGGCTGCTGGATGTCGTTGTTTCAGGGGCCAGCGTGTATAGAAAGGTTGAATAGCAACTTAGTGTATATAAGTAAGTAATAGCTAACTAGTTTTCAAATGTTTGTTGATTTATATAATCCTCCCAACAGTTTTTGACAAATTTAATTAGAATATCTACTTAAGTAGCAGATGCAAGCACAAAACGCAACCCCGAGCTCTGATAATCGAGGTGATGTTTCTTTCGCCCCTTCCGATGACACCACAACTGATATCGGCATTAGAAAGGTCTCGAACAATGTCATGGGGGACCAACGTCCTTAGGTTACCTAATCGGTTGCGTCGGTTGAGGATGAGTCATGGTGTCGTTGAAAAAAGCACTTCCATTGAAGTGCTTGTTTCCTTGTAACCATTCtggtagctacagtaccacGTTTTTCGCTTTTCCTCCGCAATACCTCTCTCGATCAAGAAAGCCAAGCAAACCAACGGCACATAACCTGCCCTATACAATACGGTACAGAATGTACTGACAGTGTTACAGAACAAATATTACACACTGTGCCTGAGCCCACGTGCTATTGCGACATTCAATATCTCGTTTCGAGCACATCTCAAAGGCATCTCCTAGTGCTACATTATATCCTGGTCCATGGATAAGCTCTGATACGTGATAGACAGAACGAGAGATAGTATTGGCTGAGTTAATGTGGGCGGAGATAACGAGAGACTCGGACCCCTCTCTATAGGTGGATGATATTGATTTTATGTGATTAGCATGTCATTTTGTGACACTCTGTGTTCTTTTATGTCTGTCCTCTCTTTGGCATGTCTACTCTGGCCTGTCCACTCTGGTTTGTCCACTCTGGTTTGTCCTCTTTCTGATCGGTGCCTGTGTTGCTACACACATCTCTCAGGAGATTGTTGCAATACAGCCACAAATGATCTGGAGTATACCGTCCATTTCAATCACCAACGCTCCAACAACTCTGTCATCGCTCTGACTCGCACACACAACTGTAGAGTGTAGTGGATCCACGAACCTACCAGTGCCTGTACAAGAAAATTAATCTCCAATTCGGTAATTAGATCGTCAACGATAAGAGAATACTTTCGGAACAAGAGAGAACTGAAGATACTCGAATACTAGATCTTCGTCTTAGAAGCCGGTCAGTGTCCAGCCACAATATACTAATGATCTTACGGTGTAACGTTCACTCCTTGTCAAGCCATCAACAGGTAACCCCTGTCGACCAAATCAATGTTACTTTTGTGCATGTGATGCCGTTGCTGAAGAGATGATCACTGTGAATAGAAGATGGGAGATATTAATTTGGTTAAAATAAAGAAAATTGTGTGGAAATGGGTGACACCCTGCTGAAGACCGGGTATTCAAAATAAGACCAATATCTTCCACATTTCACTACATCCATCACATTTTCTTTCCACGCGATGTCGCAATGAACGGCGCTGTGGATCCCCAGGGGAGAGAGTCTATTCGCGGGGATCAGTAAAGGGCATGTTTTGATGTAGACATTCTGTTGAGATTTTGAAGATATCAATGTAAGCCTTGAGTCGCAGAGAATCTAATGGTGTAGTCGAAATTTTAATAGAACCAGTCTTTGTGGTATTGATGACACCCCCCATACCTCGTGGCTTCGGCTAATTTCACGCTAATGAAGACTTTAACGATGTATGATAATGCACATATGGTGGGCATATGTGGGCATAGCTGAAAAACGACTGGCAAAGATCGGTGATTTGGAAAAGAGAAACACTCACGCTTGGAGCATTAACAGTGACCAGGATCAATTTATCCTCCATGATAGCCAATCTCTACCGTTTACTTGTATTACAAATGTCTCAAATCACATCCCTCCCCCCAAACCATAAAAGTTTCAAAGATCGACATTGGCATTAGCCAtgcctccaccagctgggTAGAGCCATCCGCGCCTCTCCAAATAGgtggtatatatagataGAGCTGCGTTTGAATCGTATATCAACTGAACCCGTTTCCAAACATGAAATTCTCACTCGTTACACTGACTACTCTATGTGCATCTGCCCTGGCAGCACCTACAGCCAAGAAGAGCCTCAAGATCGACTTCCAAAAACAGCTGGCTGACTCTGGCACCACTTCTCAGGATCCAAATCAACTTGGAGGAGCTCAGGGAAAAGTTCCCCATGAGGTGGAGCTCACAAATCACGTGGTGTACTACCTGGCTGAGGTGGCTCTTggtactcctcctcaaaAGTTCCAGATTGATATCGACACTGGCTCCTCGGATTTGTGGGTGAAGGCAGATGGGTCACCCGGTGCGTACTCCAGAAACTCCTCGTCTACCTGGTCTCATTACGCAGACAACTTCTACATCGCCTACGGTGACCAGacctctgcttctggagacTGGGCTACCGAGACTCTGGGGTTTGCAGACGCTCAGATTCCCAAATTCATCTTTGGAGAAGCTACTAGCGCGACTTCGCAGCCCGTTTTTGGTATCGGTTACTCGGGAATCGAAGCTTCTATTCACCAGCCGAATGCCTTTACTTATGACAACTTCCCGATCCGCCTAGCCAAAGAGGGCTTTGTGAACACTCCTGCATACTCTCTGTACCTGAACGACTTCGCCGCTAAGACGGGATCTGTGCTGTTTGGAGCTGTagacaagtccaagattGACGGCTCCTTGACTATCCTTCCTACCATCAAAGACCAAACTACCGACTCTaagcccaaggagtttCTGGTAACCCTCAACTCGATTGATATTAATGTCAATGGAACCACCACTAATGCTCTTGACAAGACACGAcatgttcttcttgactCTGGAACATCCCTTACCTACCTGCCTCCTCAGACTACTCGAACCATTGCTCAAAAGTTTCAGCTTCTGCAGGTTTCCGGTGGCTGGGGACtcaccaagaagcaggTGGACGCTCTTCCAGACACAGCCACCCTCGATTACAACCTCCAGGGAGCCCATGTTGGagtcaaggtcaaggatCTATTCACGCTTGGAAAAAACTACCTAAATCAACAGCTGTACATCGAATACAACGGTGTTAGAGAGCCCTTCTACCAGATTCTGATTGCCGACGGAGGCGATAGAGGTCCTGGAAACGACGAACCAGTCGAACTGGCCAAGTTCATCTTTGGAGACTCTTTCCTTAGATCTGCCTACGTGGTCTACGATATCGGAGCTGATAAGATTGCTGTTAGTCAAGCCAAGTTTGGTTCAGGTTCGGCTGAAGATTTGGCTGACATTCAGATTGAAGACAAGGGCGGCATTCCTGCTGCTACTGCTGCTTCTGATCCCGTCTGGACTCAAAATGCCCCCATTGAGACATCCGTGAACTACAATCCTCAGATCTACCGTCTTTCCACGTGATCTAGAAAAGCCAGAACCAAGCGATGAGATGCGTGATGCTGCCTTTTGCTCcttgctacagtacagtacttccCCTTTTCTTCGTTCCTATTTATTCAAATTATTACCGCAATAATCAAATTTAATCCAAATATACCATTTTAATCCAAATTGACTCATTAGACTCGTGTTTTAAGCACTGAAACACTCTCGTATTATCC from Yarrowia lipolytica chromosome 1D, complete sequence encodes:
- a CDS encoding uncharacterized protein (Compare to YALI0D01287g, no similarity), with product MWVSCRATLGLCARLLDHKSHTLLRLLDSLGVSLQRAASLLVLQHQFQKVHGQRHVERDLVVVVRCRGVEVGGVQADAHNVVVVMVVVVVVVWLWFSSIVLNIDGFFTRGYRLRCLWGVFVSSSRVLLVLASLTGRILMLGRCGFVWLYFFTSFWWSPSSYISLPLSGSDRAVVGHCSQTLTGVAYIGLSNKSLTQGVMHGTNAFMVVRVWQQLQRQICRRDYGLISSSPPHAPSLSTRIRLPSLSKSTPLTFRSTEL
- a CDS encoding uncharacterized protein (Compare to YALI0D01309g, similar to uniprot|P40099 Saccharomyces cerevisiae YER183c FAU1 similarity to human 5 10- methenyltetrahydrofolate synthetase, similar to Saccharomyces cerevisiae FAU1 (YER183C); ancestral locus Anc_4.388) produces the protein MSCTILQITVHITYFSHNHCTTSMSKPAKQQLRKLIAQRVADVSKDSIQKQSLATTAALRTLNEYKSAQNIAFYMNMDSGELETMDMIRNAFEDKKRVFLPRIEKLADTADKIHPCQKSELRMLEIVDFKDVQNLQPRGPYKLKEPTKDAKDVLESGGLGLIVLPGVAMTPQCARLGHGVGFYDAYIHKHEKLLGVPKLVGVCLREQLVDELPLEEHDRLLDVVVSGASVYRKVE
- a CDS encoding uncharacterized protein (Compare to YALI0D01331g, weakly similar to uniprot|Q12303 Saccharomyces cerevisiae YLR121c YPS3 GPI-anchored aspartyl protease 3 (yapsin 3)), coding for MKFSLVTLTTLCASALAAPTAKKSLKIDFQKQLADSGTTSQDPNQLGGAQGKVPHEVELTNHVVYYLAEVALGTPPQKFQIDIDTGSSDLWVKADGSPGAYSRNSSSTWSHYADNFYIAYGDQTSASGDWATETLGFADAQIPKFIFGEATSATSQPVFGIGYSGIEASIHQPNAFTYDNFPIRLAKEGFVNTPAYSLYLNDFAAKTGSVLFGAVDKSKIDGSLTILPTIKDQTTDSKPKEFLVTLNSIDINVNGTTTNALDKTRHVLLDSGTSLTYLPPQTTRTIAQKFQLLQVSGGWGLTKKQVDALPDTATLDYNLQGAHVGVKVKDLFTLGKNYLNQQLYIEYNGVREPFYQILIADGGDRGPGNDEPVELAKFIFGDSFLRSAYVVYDIGADKIAVSQAKFGSGSAEDLADIQIEDKGGIPAATAASDPVWTQNAPIETSVNYNPQIYRLST